From Chryseobacterium sp. IHB B 17019, one genomic window encodes:
- a CDS encoding hydroxymethylglutaryl-CoA synthase family protein, giving the protein MTFGIEAASYYVPSLYLEIKDLAEKRGIEPAKLEKGLGLHKMGFPDVHEDAATFAAEALLKLIKDYQINPKEISRIYLGTESALDAAKPTASYAMQMVEKVLEAEFGERCFKNCDVVDMTFACVGAVDALHNSLDFVRANPDKKAVVIASDYAKYELASSGEYTQGGGAVAVLVSSKPDLLEIENNWGVATESVFDFFKPRRHYNKENLTNAPENFPDKIEIFTDEPVFDGQYSNQCYQDRIREAYQHYKEITGKNKPYEAWKYLIFHLPYAFHGKRVFTEIYSLENDLSYETPEEQKVVAKSENYIQFINNKIEKSQRASSEIGNMYTASIFMALLSALQTSFNENEELAGEEIGFLAYGSGSKSKVFAGKVSENWKNVVSKWNLFEELKNRTAIDFETYEKLHRKQLEISVNENYKGFGLKSVELENPVLNGARYYSFQK; this is encoded by the coding sequence ATGACTTTTGGAATTGAGGCAGCAAGCTATTATGTACCTTCCTTATATTTAGAAATTAAGGATTTAGCAGAAAAAAGAGGAATTGAACCCGCAAAACTCGAAAAGGGGCTGGGATTACATAAAATGGGATTTCCTGATGTGCATGAAGATGCAGCCACTTTTGCAGCGGAAGCCCTGTTGAAACTGATTAAAGACTATCAAATCAATCCAAAAGAAATATCAAGAATCTATCTGGGAACAGAAAGTGCTTTGGATGCAGCGAAACCCACAGCTTCTTATGCAATGCAAATGGTTGAGAAAGTTTTGGAAGCAGAATTTGGAGAAAGATGTTTCAAAAACTGTGATGTTGTGGATATGACTTTTGCCTGTGTCGGAGCAGTGGATGCACTTCACAATTCTTTGGATTTTGTAAGAGCAAATCCGGATAAAAAAGCGGTTGTGATTGCCAGCGATTATGCAAAATACGAACTGGCTTCCTCGGGCGAATATACACAGGGTGGGGGCGCGGTTGCCGTTCTGGTTTCCTCAAAACCGGATCTTTTGGAGATTGAAAATAACTGGGGTGTCGCAACAGAAAGTGTTTTCGATTTTTTCAAACCAAGACGCCATTATAATAAAGAAAATCTAACAAATGCTCCGGAAAATTTCCCTGATAAAATTGAAATTTTTACGGATGAGCCGGTTTTTGACGGACAATATTCCAATCAATGTTATCAGGACAGAATTCGGGAAGCTTATCAGCATTATAAAGAAATTACAGGAAAAAATAAACCTTATGAAGCTTGGAAGTATCTTATTTTCCATCTTCCTTATGCATTTCATGGAAAAAGGGTTTTTACGGAGATTTACAGCCTGGAAAACGACCTTTCTTACGAAACTCCTGAAGAACAAAAAGTTGTTGCAAAATCTGAAAACTATATTCAATTTATTAATAATAAAATTGAAAAATCGCAGCGAGCATCTTCCGAAATCGGGAATATGTACACAGCTTCAATTTTTATGGCTTTACTTTCGGCATTGCAGACTTCTTTTAATGAGAATGAAGAATTAGCCGGTGAAGAAATTGGATTTTTGGCTTATGGTAGCGGTTCCAAATCAAAAGTATTTGCGGGGAAAGTTTCAGAAAACTGGAAAAATGTTGTTTCAAAATGGAACTTATTTGAGGAATTAAAAAACAGAACTGCCATTGACTTTGAAACTTACGAAAAACTTCACCGGAAACAGCTGGAAATTTCTGTAAATGAGAACTATAAAGGTTTCGGTTTAAAATCTGTTGAGTTGGAAAACCCGGTTTTGAACGGCGCGAGGTATTACAGCTTTCAGAAATAA
- a CDS encoding M1 family metallopeptidase → MKKAILSIAILGGIFFSANVAAQTETSGREKVYRATHTKVTELKHTKLKVNFDYQKEQMNGEEWLTAAPFFYPSNELTLDAKSMLIHEVALDMNGKKTPLKYDYKDDILKIILDKTYQKNQDYTVYIKYTSRPNEVKQQGSAAINDAKGLYFINAQGKDPDKPTQIWTQGETESSSAWFPTIDKPNQKTTQEIYMTVPDKYVTLSNGILKDSQKEANGLRTDHWVMDKRHATYLFFMGVGEYAIVKDKWKNIPVDYYIEKEYEPYAKQIYGNTPEMMEFFSKKMGYDYPWAKYAQISGRDYVSGAMENTTATLHGSDILQKPGQLIDENTWEDTIAHELFHHWFGDLVTAESWSNLTVNESFANYSEYLWNEYKYGKDQADYHQMQDVNMYIHNPSDFKKNLVRFNYDSREDVFDLVTYQKGGGILHMLRNYLGDDAFFAGMNDYLKTNEYQSGEAHQVRLSFEKVSGKDLNWFFNQWYFGSGNPKINYSYTFEPVKKQVVVTINQTQDQPFEFPLAIDVYDNGKPKRYNVWVNAEAKNTFNFDVSKNADLVNINADGVLLADITDTKTPEQYLMQFMGSKEFKSKYNALNGIKDQVGKNPAATKLLAAAIKDPFFRTRIKALQLVDLSNAEQLKAMGSEVERLAVNDPKTLVQAAAISALAKTKDKKYLPIFEKGLNAVSNSVKGNSVGAIIEIDPSRANALADKIDLEGAPDNLMDKLVPIIVKNKVTSQMSNIAQVAAFYPFIKFQNPELGKSAEEGYNWIMSSDNLKATESITKMLGQAKGQIGENPQAKMMISQMLKDGLNKKMELLKQNPQNAASINKQIDALNKAIEDFK, encoded by the coding sequence ATGAAAAAGGCCATTTTATCGATTGCTATTCTGGGCGGGATTTTCTTTTCCGCAAATGTAGCAGCACAAACCGAAACTTCGGGTAGAGAAAAGGTGTACAGAGCCACTCACACGAAGGTAACGGAACTTAAACATACCAAGCTTAAAGTTAATTTTGATTATCAGAAAGAGCAGATGAACGGGGAAGAATGGCTGACTGCCGCTCCTTTTTTCTATCCTTCCAACGAGCTGACTCTTGATGCCAAAAGTATGCTGATCCATGAAGTAGCGTTGGATATGAATGGTAAAAAAACGCCTTTAAAATATGATTATAAAGACGATATTTTAAAAATTATTTTAGACAAAACGTATCAGAAAAACCAGGATTATACGGTTTACATCAAATATACATCCCGTCCAAACGAAGTAAAACAGCAGGGAAGTGCAGCAATTAATGACGCAAAAGGTTTGTATTTCATTAATGCTCAGGGAAAAGATCCTGACAAACCAACCCAGATCTGGACTCAGGGAGAAACGGAATCTTCCTCTGCATGGTTCCCGACTATTGATAAACCGAATCAAAAAACAACTCAGGAAATCTACATGACGGTTCCTGATAAATATGTAACGCTTTCCAACGGGATTTTAAAAGATTCTCAAAAAGAAGCAAATGGCTTAAGAACAGATCATTGGGTAATGGATAAAAGGCATGCCACCTATCTTTTCTTCATGGGAGTCGGTGAATATGCGATTGTAAAAGACAAATGGAAAAATATTCCTGTAGATTATTATATCGAAAAAGAATACGAACCTTACGCTAAACAGATCTACGGAAATACCCCTGAAATGATGGAGTTTTTCTCTAAAAAAATGGGCTACGATTATCCATGGGCAAAATATGCGCAGATTTCCGGAAGAGATTACGTAAGTGGTGCGATGGAAAACACGACAGCAACGCTTCACGGAAGTGATATTCTTCAAAAGCCGGGACAGTTGATTGATGAAAATACCTGGGAGGACACGATCGCACACGAATTATTCCACCATTGGTTTGGAGATTTGGTGACGGCAGAAAGCTGGAGTAATCTTACGGTAAACGAATCTTTCGCAAACTATTCGGAATACCTTTGGAACGAGTATAAATACGGAAAAGATCAGGCAGATTATCATCAGATGCAGGACGTAAATATGTACATTCACAATCCTTCTGATTTCAAGAAAAATTTGGTGAGATTCAATTATGATTCCCGCGAAGATGTTTTCGATTTGGTGACTTATCAGAAAGGAGGAGGAATTCTTCATATGCTGAGAAATTATCTTGGTGACGACGCTTTCTTTGCCGGAATGAATGATTATCTAAAAACAAATGAATATCAGAGTGGAGAAGCGCATCAGGTAAGATTATCATTTGAAAAAGTTTCAGGAAAGGATCTGAATTGGTTCTTCAATCAGTGGTATTTCGGAAGCGGAAACCCGAAAATCAATTATTCGTATACTTTTGAGCCCGTTAAAAAACAGGTAGTTGTTACCATCAATCAGACTCAGGATCAACCGTTTGAGTTTCCTTTAGCAATTGATGTTTATGACAACGGAAAACCGAAAAGATATAATGTTTGGGTAAACGCGGAAGCAAAAAATACCTTTAATTTCGATGTTTCTAAAAATGCAGATTTGGTAAACATCAATGCAGACGGTGTTTTACTGGCGGATATTACAGATACAAAAACTCCTGAGCAATATTTAATGCAGTTCATGGGTTCCAAGGAATTCAAGAGCAAATATAACGCTTTGAACGGAATTAAAGACCAGGTTGGAAAAAATCCGGCGGCCACAAAATTATTGGCTGCTGCCATTAAAGATCCTTTCTTCAGAACAAGAATTAAGGCTTTACAATTAGTGGATTTATCAAATGCAGAACAATTGAAAGCAATGGGTTCTGAGGTTGAAAGATTAGCTGTAAATGATCCGAAAACTTTGGTTCAGGCAGCGGCAATTTCGGCGTTGGCAAAAACAAAAGACAAAAAATACTTACCAATTTTTGAAAAAGGATTGAATGCCGTTTCAAATTCGGTAAAAGGAAATTCTGTAGGTGCAATTATTGAAATTGATCCTTCAAGAGCTAATGCTTTGGCTGATAAAATTGATTTGGAAGGTGCTCCGGACAATTTAATGGATAAATTAGTACCGATTATCGTTAAAAATAAAGTCACTTCCCAGATGTCGAATATCGCTCAGGTAGCTGCGTTTTATCCTTTCATTAAATTCCAGAATCCGGAACTTGGAAAATCTGCGGAAGAAGGATACAATTGGATTATGAGTTCGGATAATCTGAAAGCAACGGAAAGCATCACGAAAATGTTGGGCCAGGCAAAAGGACAGATCGGTGAGAATCCACAGGCAAAAATGATGATTTCACAAATGTTGAAAGATGGTTTAAACAAAAAAATGGAACTCTTAAAACAGAATCCACAAAATGCGGCAAGCATTAATAAACAGATCGATGCACTGAATAAAGCGATCGAGGATTTTAAATAA